From the genome of Candidatus Hadarchaeales archaeon, one region includes:
- a CDS encoding translation initiation factor IF-6 — MPVRRMDINRIPFIGAYAFCNDKIVLFPKNVHLHPDESSILGVPAVYTLISKSPLLGILLAGNSNAIVCSEFFELEEEEKIREVGVELHHIPGKLTSFGNLVLANDYGAIVSPEFPDKTVKLLEKALQVKVVKSTIAGRPYVGSLGVATNKGVLLHPEVKEEEMKIIEKTLQVPADVGTACGGVSFLGICIIANSRGAVTGSTTTGPELGRIESSLGLME; from the coding sequence ATGCCCGTAAGAAGAATGGATATAAATAGGATTCCCTTTATTGGTGCATATGCCTTCTGTAATGATAAAATCGTGCTTTTCCCGAAAAATGTACACCTTCACCCAGATGAATCCAGTATACTTGGTGTACCGGCCGTGTACACTTTAATTTCAAAAAGCCCACTTCTGGGAATTTTATTGGCCGGAAACTCAAACGCAATAGTTTGCTCAGAATTTTTTGAGCTTGAAGAGGAGGAAAAAATAAGAGAAGTGGGTGTAGAATTGCACCACATTCCGGGAAAACTCACCAGTTTTGGAAATCTTGTTTTAGCAAATGATTATGGAGCAATTGTCAGTCCGGAGTTTCCAGATAAAACCGTGAAGCTTCTTGAAAAAGCGCTTCAAGTTAAAGTAGTTAAGAGCACGATTGCTGGCAGACCGTACGTGGGTTCACTTGGAGTGGCAACTAACAAGGGCGTTCTTTTACATCCTGAAGTTAAGGAAGAAGAGATGAAAATCATCGAGAAGACATTACAGGTTCCCGCCGACGTCGGAACTGCCTGCGGAGGCGTAAGCTTTTTGGGCATATGTATAATAGCGAATTCTCGAGGAGCGGTAACAGGAAGCACCACAACCGGACCGGAGCTTGGTAGAATAGAAAGTTCACTGGGGTTGATGGAATGA
- the rpl18a gene encoding 50S ribosomal protein L18Ae, with the protein MRKRIFRIEGSFKQGLWKQKFRKEIIGFSERQVLEKVLSDIGSKHGVKRCMIKIEKIEEISPEEVRDQRIKLMLGG; encoded by the coding sequence ATGAGGAAAAGAATCTTCAGGATTGAAGGAAGTTTCAAACAGGGGTTATGGAAGCAGAAGTTTAGAAAAGAGATCATTGGTTTCTCGGAGCGTCAAGTTCTGGAAAAAGTACTTTCAGATATCGGAAGCAAACATGGGGTCAAAAGATGTATGATCAAAATAGAAAAAATCGAGGAGATTTCTCCGGAAGAAGTAAGAGATCAGAGAATTAAACTTATGCTTGGGGGATGA
- a CDS encoding phenylalanine--tRNA ligase beta subunit-related protein, which yields MMRLHIEKKLQEDFPEISVLVREITGVLVKNRDEQLEIFKQKVFDKLRKTYFIEDVKNLPVIRQYRSFYWRLGIDPTKTRPAGEALLRRILLGKDLPTINTLVDAYNLASAETGVAISALDREKIKGELVLRYSRVGELFFGMGMSASMLLDGGRPIICDDEKVVALYPYRDSELTKITEETTKAVLIFCGVPGIENRFLQEVAEKTITYIKRFCGGEEIQQ from the coding sequence ATGATGAGATTACACATCGAGAAAAAATTGCAGGAAGATTTTCCCGAAATCTCCGTGCTTGTGCGCGAGATAACTGGAGTTTTAGTCAAAAATAGAGATGAACAGCTCGAAATTTTCAAGCAGAAGGTCTTTGACAAGCTTCGTAAAACGTATTTCATCGAAGATGTAAAGAATTTGCCAGTTATACGACAATATAGGAGTTTCTATTGGCGGCTTGGGATAGACCCAACAAAAACTAGGCCAGCAGGCGAAGCGCTATTGCGACGTATACTTCTTGGCAAGGATCTTCCAACAATCAACACGTTAGTTGATGCGTACAACTTGGCATCGGCGGAGACGGGAGTGGCGATAAGTGCCTTGGATCGAGAAAAAATCAAGGGAGAGCTTGTTCTCAGATATTCCCGAGTCGGAGAGTTATTTTTTGGAATGGGCATGTCGGCTTCCATGCTCTTGGACGGAGGTAGACCGATAATCTGCGATGACGAGAAGGTTGTTGCTCTCTATCCATATCGAGATTCCGAGCTAACGAAGATCACTGAGGAGACAACAAAAGCCGTGTTGATCTTTTGCGGAGTTCCCGGAATAGAAAACAGATTTCTACAGGAAGTGGCGGAAAAAACCATCACATACATCAAAAGATTTTGTGGGGGAGAAGAAATTCAACAGTAA
- a CDS encoding 30S ribosomal protein S19e has protein sequence MKVEQVKASVMIDRLKEELKKYKELEPPHWSYFVKTGVHAERPPMQPDWWYIRAASILRKIYLKGPIGVSRLRTIYGGRQRRGQSPEKFKKGGGKIIRTILQQLERAGLIVKVDKKGRKPSKTGVELLERLAEEILSRGEEGGRGA, from the coding sequence ATGAAAGTCGAACAGGTAAAGGCGTCTGTGATGATAGACAGGCTAAAAGAAGAGCTTAAAAAGTATAAGGAGCTGGAACCACCACACTGGAGTTATTTTGTAAAAACCGGAGTACATGCAGAGCGTCCTCCCATGCAACCGGACTGGTGGTACATCAGAGCAGCATCGATACTCAGAAAAATCTATTTAAAAGGTCCAATAGGGGTTTCTAGGCTTCGAACGATATATGGGGGAAGACAAAGAAGGGGACAGAGTCCGGAGAAATTTAAAAAAGGAGGAGGAAAAATCATAAGAACCATCCTCCAACAACTTGAACGGGCGGGTCTTATTGTAAAAGTAGATAAAAAAGGAAGAAAACCGTCCAAAACTGGCGTTGAGCTACTTGAAAGACTAGCAGAAGAAATTTTGTCAAGGGGTGAGGAAGGTGGACGAGGAGCTTGA
- a CDS encoding MogA/MoaB family molybdenum cofactor biosynthesis protein, translating to MKVEHQNKLRKVGILVVSDTRAEATKKGKDTDVSGRILERELRKKGYNTIREIIPNNGKIIKKILQRLLRDPQISAILITGGTGISKRDVTIETVEPMYEKYVMGIGEALRKLGYERIGFPALLSRTSAGIISGKPVFCLPGTPNAVKVSIRFLLQNFDYIIREASK from the coding sequence ATGAAGGTTGAGCATCAAAACAAATTACGAAAGGTTGGAATTTTGGTGGTCAGCGACACTAGAGCAGAAGCTACTAAGAAAGGCAAAGATACGGATGTCTCTGGGAGAATTTTAGAGAGAGAACTCAGAAAGAAGGGGTACAACACTATTCGAGAAATCATACCAAATAATGGCAAAATAATAAAGAAAATTCTGCAGAGACTTCTCCGAGATCCCCAGATAAGCGCAATTTTGATCACCGGTGGTACAGGAATTTCGAAAAGGGACGTCACGATTGAAACAGTGGAACCAATGTATGAAAAATATGTTATGGGAATCGGCGAAGCGCTCAGAAAGTTGGGTTATGAACGGATAGGTTTTCCTGCTCTTCTCAGTAGAACTTCTGCAGGAATCATAAGTGGTAAGCCGGTGTTTTGCTTGCCAGGTACGCCGAACGCTGTCAAGGTGAGCATTCGGTTTCTTCTCCAGAATTTTGATTACATCATACGGGAAGCTAGCAAATGA
- a CDS encoding DNA-binding protein, producing MDEELEELRRRKLMEMQARLEEQRRQEELRKQFEIQKRQILQQILTPEARSRLANLKTAHPEFAEQLELQLIQLAQAGKIVSPITDEQLRTILSKLAERRREIRIRRL from the coding sequence GTGGACGAGGAGCTTGAGGAACTGCGGAGAAGAAAGCTGATGGAGATGCAGGCTAGGTTGGAAGAACAGAGAAGGCAAGAAGAATTGAGAAAACAATTTGAAATTCAGAAGCGACAGATTTTGCAGCAAATTCTCACACCAGAAGCGAGAAGTCGACTCGCAAACTTGAAAACCGCCCATCCGGAATTCGCTGAACAGTTAGAACTGCAACTGATTCAGCTGGCGCAGGCGGGCAAAATCGTGTCCCCAATAACGGATGAGCAATTAAGAACGATCCTTAGCAAACTAGCAGAAAGAAGGAGAGAAATCAGAATTCGGAGGTTGTAG
- a CDS encoding class I SAM-dependent methyltransferase family protein, whose product MIRNLREALADKLSKEELQRIRAFDIVGDIAIMKIPDELADKKRIIAEAIMRVHKNVKVVLNQVSPVSGEFRTRELEWLAGEKRTETFHRENGCVFKVDLARVYFSPRLSTERMRIVKMVQQGEVVVNMFAGVGCYSIQIAKYSNPRVVYSIDINPSAYELMVENIRLNKVGHKVLPILGDCREVIRNLLTNSCDRVLMPLPEFGREFFPVALLAIGDKGIVHFYDYGQEPDVFEPSEKYVIETAEKLGFQTEIIGRRKVRSYAPRCYHVAIDVLVRRI is encoded by the coding sequence ATGATCAGAAATTTGCGAGAGGCCCTGGCGGATAAACTCTCCAAAGAAGAGCTGCAAAGAATACGTGCATTTGATATCGTCGGAGATATAGCGATCATGAAAATTCCAGATGAACTCGCAGATAAGAAAAGAATAATAGCTGAAGCGATAATGAGGGTTCATAAAAACGTGAAAGTGGTTTTGAATCAAGTTAGTCCCGTGAGTGGAGAATTTAGAACTCGAGAACTGGAATGGCTCGCAGGTGAAAAAAGAACTGAGACTTTCCATCGAGAAAATGGTTGTGTCTTTAAGGTAGATCTCGCACGGGTCTACTTTTCTCCACGACTGAGCACGGAGAGAATGCGCATAGTAAAAATGGTTCAACAGGGAGAAGTTGTGGTTAATATGTTTGCAGGGGTTGGGTGTTATTCTATCCAGATTGCTAAATATTCAAATCCAAGAGTAGTTTATTCGATAGACATAAATCCCTCGGCCTATGAACTCATGGTGGAAAACATTCGACTCAACAAGGTTGGACACAAAGTCTTGCCCATCTTAGGAGACTGTCGAGAAGTTATTAGAAATCTTTTAACGAATTCTTGCGACAGAGTTCTGATGCCTCTTCCAGAATTTGGCCGCGAATTTTTCCCTGTCGCGTTACTTGCAATCGGAGATAAAGGCATCGTCCACTTTTATGATTACGGCCAAGAGCCAGACGTGTTTGAGCCTTCTGAAAAATATGTAATCGAAACTGCAGAAAAATTGGGATTTCAGACCGAAATTATCGGAAGAAGAAAGGTCAGATCTTACGCACCAAGATGTTATCATGTTGCAATAGACGTGCTTGTTCGACGAATTTGA
- the pfdA gene encoding prefoldin subunit alpha — protein MEKEEKLRDAFSQLSSYREMARILQQQIAELTNVRSELSMTLNFLQEMKKMKEGDQVLVPAGSGLFVKTRLDSTDHVLVGIGANVVIERTPVEAQQILENRIKEIDETLQNLQESLAKVEEKIRVLAPEVERLMREKQKEI, from the coding sequence ATGGAAAAGGAGGAAAAATTGAGAGATGCTTTTTCTCAACTGAGCAGTTATCGAGAAATGGCAAGAATCTTGCAACAGCAAATAGCGGAATTGACCAATGTACGTTCAGAACTATCTATGACGCTTAATTTTCTGCAAGAAATGAAGAAAATGAAAGAAGGTGACCAAGTTCTAGTGCCTGCGGGTTCTGGTCTGTTTGTAAAAACGAGACTTGATTCTACCGATCATGTGCTGGTGGGAATAGGTGCCAATGTTGTGATCGAGAGAACACCGGTCGAGGCCCAACAGATTTTGGAGAATCGCATAAAAGAAATCGATGAAACATTGCAAAACTTGCAAGAAAGCTTAGCTAAGGTAGAGGAGAAGATTAGAGTACTCGCGCCCGAAGTAGAGCGTTTAATGCGAGAAAAACAGAAGGAAATCTGA
- a CDS encoding 50S ribosomal protein L31e encodes MPEERIYVVPLSKAREAPRYARSKRAVALLKNFVKKHVKSEKIFIDPKLNEMIWGRGARKPPTRVRIKVVKEDDGTVKVFSAE; translated from the coding sequence ATGCCTGAAGAAAGAATATATGTTGTGCCTCTTTCTAAGGCTAGAGAGGCTCCGAGATATGCTAGGTCAAAAAGGGCAGTGGCTCTTCTGAAAAATTTTGTAAAAAAACATGTAAAGTCTGAGAAAATCTTCATAGACCCTAAGCTGAATGAGATGATCTGGGGAAGAGGAGCCAGAAAGCCACCAACCAGAGTTCGTATCAAGGTTGTCAAAGAAGATGATGGAACTGTCAAGGTATTCTCGGCAGAGTAG
- the rnhB gene encoding ribonuclease HII, translating to MISGIDEAGRGPVIGPMMICGVLLKRENIEYLKGLGVRDSKTLTPRKREELAKVIRRISSKYEILRVSPEEIDRARRKEALNELEAEKFALLIDRLGPDEVYIDSVDPNPERFRARLMRYVHHVPAKIVIENFADKKYIPVAAASILAKVERDRTVMMLREKFGDFGSGYPSDPKTIKFLKEWKIRYGKLPDFVRKSWKTLERL from the coding sequence ATGATAAGCGGAATCGATGAGGCCGGCAGGGGCCCCGTGATAGGTCCCATGATGATATGTGGAGTGTTGCTGAAAAGAGAGAATATCGAGTATTTGAAAGGATTAGGGGTACGTGATTCTAAAACTCTCACACCCAGGAAAAGAGAAGAACTGGCAAAAGTTATACGCAGAATTTCCTCCAAATATGAAATTCTAAGAGTTTCGCCCGAGGAGATCGACAGGGCAAGAAGGAAGGAAGCGCTGAACGAGCTTGAAGCAGAAAAGTTTGCTTTACTGATCGACAGACTTGGACCCGATGAAGTTTATATTGACTCTGTGGATCCCAATCCGGAAAGATTTCGCGCCAGATTGATGAGATATGTTCATCATGTGCCTGCGAAAATCGTGATAGAAAATTTCGCAGACAAAAAGTATATCCCAGTGGCAGCTGCATCCATCTTAGCGAAAGTTGAAAGAGATCGAACAGTAATGATGTTGCGCGAGAAATTTGGAGATTTCGGTTCCGGCTATCCTTCAGACCCGAAAACAATCAAATTCCTAAAAGAATGGAAAATAAGATATGGAAAGCTTCCGGACTTCGTTAGAAAAAGCTGGAAAACTCTCGAGCGGTTGTGA
- a CDS encoding metallophosphoesterase family protein, whose protein sequence is MGEKKFNSKRFNFRPLLEFLGENLKILVAADFHGAATAESNLSKFLERGYDCAILIGDLTEFGPPEVAESILSLVESFKIPVLSVPGNCDPKDILAILDRHGANLHGKCRKIGDVIFVGLGGSNITPFRTPFELTEAEILEELSALLEGVKGRWALVTHAPPFETKLDELPSGTHVGSKSVRQIVEEKQPLLLACGHIHEARAIDRIKNTIMVNPGPISKGFAAEVVITENDVHVELLQL, encoded by the coding sequence GTGGGGGAGAAGAAATTCAACAGTAAACGTTTTAACTTCCGTCCGCTGTTAGAATTTTTGGGTGAAAATCTGAAAATTCTGGTCGCTGCAGATTTTCACGGGGCGGCAACAGCAGAGAGCAATCTTTCGAAATTTCTTGAGAGAGGTTACGATTGTGCGATTCTCATAGGCGATTTGACAGAGTTTGGGCCACCTGAGGTGGCGGAGAGCATTCTCTCTCTGGTGGAATCGTTCAAAATTCCAGTGCTTTCTGTTCCCGGGAACTGTGATCCGAAAGATATTCTTGCGATTCTAGACAGACATGGTGCAAATCTGCACGGAAAATGCCGTAAAATTGGTGATGTTATTTTTGTTGGCCTAGGTGGTTCAAACATCACTCCATTTAGAACCCCTTTTGAATTAACGGAAGCAGAGATTCTTGAGGAACTTTCAGCCTTGCTCGAGGGAGTGAAGGGTCGCTGGGCACTTGTGACGCATGCTCCTCCGTTTGAAACAAAGCTTGACGAATTGCCTTCGGGAACACATGTTGGCAGCAAAAGCGTGAGACAAATCGTTGAGGAAAAACAACCATTGCTTTTGGCATGCGGACATATCCATGAGGCACGCGCCATAGACAGGATTAAGAACACGATTATGGTAAATCCTGGTCCAATTTCTAAGGGTTTTGCCGCCGAGGTTGTGATAACCGAAAATGACGTTCATGTGGAGCTCCTACAGCTATGA
- a CDS encoding ribonuclease P protein component 4 codes for MNKWKKIALERIERLLDLAEEIYESNPQLAERYVQLAWKIKTRYTIRFSKILKRRFCKKCFSIWIPGKTVRVRIKRGIIIWSCLSCGRVYRIPFKQQKVKEKIK; via the coding sequence ATGAACAAATGGAAAAAAATTGCTCTAGAAAGAATAGAAAGGCTTCTGGACTTAGCGGAAGAAATCTATGAGAGCAATCCTCAGCTGGCCGAAAGATACGTGCAATTGGCATGGAAAATCAAGACCAGATACACCATCAGATTTTCAAAAATTTTAAAGAGAAGATTCTGCAAAAAATGCTTTTCTATTTGGATTCCCGGAAAAACCGTTAGAGTCAGAATAAAAAGGGGCATAATCATTTGGAGTTGTCTATCATGTGGAAGAGTGTATCGGATACCCTTTAAACAGCAAAAAGTAAAAGAGAAGATTAAATAA
- a CDS encoding ATPase, T2SS/T4P/T4SS family: MVEIKISGPLRVACFNEFKDSSLDDAECRRKVIEELQKEADVHRVLLDGPIVRVYLSEKIHKIARAIAIAKRLALDDLSYSKYDEKKCNECIQKRKEAILKILEDLPKEPLLFKKLVNPEKRATKKDNKCVKCASVARENLFSEIISLFEDFTSGKSYAEIFCERKKPFFVDGIWNPPPEGSKLVDEYELRNKRGLVRIWERKDSPVLFYELDLPEFHIPKEELELLYSAFNVQFDEPPPHAKFSFHDIAHTFTEEWYVALLHSIRSRTHEISSRRIHELSKILASWITYRLLEPFSCDDYLTDIYVHAPPELQPLMVEHEKWGRLETGIYWDTPSLLSLGESIASRLGTSFDEVRPQLDAEIPELGMRVFISRDPAIWPKSVEMSVRKRRVKPWTQPLFIFRGTLSPLASAFLSNALRIGCSAFVIGEMGTAKTSQIETYIPEIGLQNRIVVFQDTQELHIEDFIANGYRISDVRAQNPEQLEKQIRAFLRGGQSYWLITEVRSSEAVRSVLGAAVRQGSQPVVASFHAREKREAFVLVTHIMGLHPEAFKYIDLIISTARFSTRSGNIRRIIEIAEVRKDWKENPLYVEIFGDDRQNDILLSKNLFSGPKNLVFKWNSTDLSKLDLKSSARLLRFKAAEEGGSDLIPKLCKKQGMDLDEFLVKILAEAKLKSFLLVLSQKSGKNEYLELPFVTKAYGVYFSLLRKLENPVMALEEWKKWLQKK, translated from the coding sequence ATGGTTGAGATAAAAATATCTGGACCATTGCGCGTGGCATGTTTTAACGAATTTAAGGATTCCTCTTTAGATGATGCCGAATGCAGAAGGAAGGTAATTGAAGAATTGCAAAAAGAGGCCGATGTCCACAGAGTCCTTCTCGATGGTCCAATCGTACGAGTGTATCTTTCTGAAAAAATCCACAAAATAGCTAGAGCAATCGCCATTGCGAAAAGATTAGCGTTGGATGACCTTTCCTATAGCAAGTATGATGAGAAAAAATGTAACGAGTGCATACAAAAGAGAAAAGAGGCTATCCTGAAGATCTTGGAAGACCTGCCTAAAGAGCCTCTTCTCTTTAAAAAACTTGTGAATCCCGAAAAACGAGCGACGAAGAAAGATAATAAATGCGTTAAGTGCGCCTCGGTCGCACGAGAAAATTTGTTTTCTGAAATCATTTCTCTTTTCGAAGATTTCACAAGCGGAAAAAGCTACGCTGAAATCTTCTGCGAAAGAAAGAAGCCATTCTTTGTTGATGGTATATGGAATCCACCGCCAGAAGGTTCTAAACTGGTGGATGAATATGAGCTGAGAAACAAAAGAGGGCTTGTTAGAATTTGGGAAAGGAAAGACTCACCAGTCCTTTTTTACGAACTGGATCTGCCGGAATTTCACATACCTAAGGAAGAACTAGAACTTTTGTATTCGGCCTTTAATGTTCAATTCGACGAACCTCCTCCCCATGCTAAATTTTCTTTTCATGACATTGCACACACATTCACCGAAGAGTGGTATGTTGCTCTGTTACACTCAATTCGGAGCAGAACCCATGAAATTTCTAGCAGACGGATACATGAACTATCAAAGATTCTTGCGTCGTGGATAACATACAGATTGCTGGAACCGTTCAGTTGTGATGATTATCTCACAGACATTTACGTGCATGCTCCGCCAGAACTACAACCTCTAATGGTTGAGCATGAAAAATGGGGAAGACTGGAGACGGGGATTTATTGGGACACACCATCTCTTCTTTCGCTCGGTGAGTCAATAGCTTCTCGTTTAGGAACCTCCTTTGACGAAGTCAGGCCACAGTTGGACGCGGAGATTCCCGAACTTGGCATGAGAGTCTTCATAAGCAGAGATCCAGCAATATGGCCTAAAAGCGTCGAAATGTCAGTGAGAAAAAGAAGAGTTAAGCCATGGACACAGCCTCTTTTTATTTTCCGTGGAACACTGAGTCCACTTGCGAGTGCTTTTCTTTCAAACGCTTTAAGAATCGGATGTAGCGCTTTTGTGATCGGAGAAATGGGTACGGCAAAAACTTCACAGATAGAAACCTATATTCCAGAAATAGGTCTGCAGAACAGAATCGTGGTTTTTCAAGATACTCAAGAACTTCATATCGAGGATTTCATAGCGAATGGTTATAGGATAAGCGACGTTAGAGCTCAAAATCCTGAACAGCTGGAGAAACAGATAAGAGCATTTTTACGAGGCGGGCAAAGTTATTGGCTAATCACCGAAGTTAGATCTTCCGAAGCTGTTCGCTCAGTTCTTGGTGCTGCGGTTAGGCAAGGCTCGCAACCAGTGGTAGCTAGCTTTCATGCTAGAGAAAAAAGAGAAGCATTTGTCTTAGTAACTCACATAATGGGTCTCCATCCTGAAGCCTTTAAATACATAGATTTGATCATCAGCACTGCAAGATTTTCAACGCGTAGCGGAAACATCCGCAGGATAATCGAAATCGCAGAAGTTAGAAAAGACTGGAAGGAGAACCCGCTTTACGTCGAAATTTTTGGCGATGATAGACAAAACGACATTTTGTTATCAAAGAATCTTTTCAGCGGACCAAAAAATCTCGTTTTTAAATGGAATTCAACAGATTTGTCAAAACTAGATTTGAAATCATCAGCAAGACTTTTGCGCTTCAAAGCTGCCGAAGAAGGTGGAAGCGATCTAATACCAAAATTATGCAAGAAACAAGGAATGGATCTTGATGAATTTCTTGTTAAAATTTTGGCTGAAGCCAAATTAAAATCATTTCTGTTGGTCTTATCTCAGAAATCGGGAAAAAATGAATATCTCGAGTTGCCATTTGTGACGAAGGCTTATGGTGTCTACTTTTCCCTGCTCAGAAAATTGGAGAATCCAGTGATGGCTCTTGAGGAGTGGAAGAAATGGCTTCAGAAGAAATAA
- a CDS encoding helicase C-terminal domain-containing protein: MRLGLYDDSGELLPRVYSSGKTQLDAIEEILEAFESSDIVFFKGVVGSGKSVVGIRTALEFGKGVVSVPTKVLSDQYARSYEKEKYFVKFNGSRAKLGVMKGRRNFPCLYLQDKGHDGTAASRTIPCRRPLKKSAGERRLDALKDCRHWGFLFPKSYGSKIEDAEKLPYIGVGGEWLLCLKGECPYWKQFTAYVDADVTIMNSAKWMAEVMIGRIPKVPITVVDEADEWLDSLALKTVISERHVEKIADFLRDQKEFKKELESFWNEVLKGNTDPIEFAIFFAGLLEELDETGDELLWKLKAVVEHEEWVECEKRENSLLFLVPDPRPVFRKIFEKLKCRWLLMSATIQSSSVLREIFGIEPIIVEGETKFPGTLIRRKSGHEVVVRHENWTKEEFREAYWRCLYKIFELAEKPAFVPVHAFKYLPIELFEKLKTSSDDMVELENIFLSSKMDRGADLKGMKSIILLKFPFPEVEDPLLKGMKKRLGDKAFWLYYRDMADRSFIQQIGRVLRSPHDKAEFWSPDLICHEMLRRVWKGEIIEKG; encoded by the coding sequence TTGAGACTAGGCCTTTATGATGATAGTGGAGAGCTACTTCCTCGCGTATATTCTTCTGGCAAAACACAGCTAGACGCAATAGAGGAAATTTTAGAGGCATTTGAAAGCTCAGACATAGTTTTCTTCAAGGGCGTTGTAGGTAGCGGAAAATCAGTTGTAGGAATAAGAACTGCGTTGGAATTTGGTAAGGGCGTAGTTTCTGTACCAACAAAAGTGCTCTCAGATCAATACGCACGCAGTTATGAGAAGGAAAAGTATTTCGTGAAATTCAACGGTTCAAGGGCAAAGCTGGGTGTTATGAAGGGAAGAAGAAATTTTCCTTGTCTTTACTTGCAGGATAAAGGCCATGATGGAACCGCTGCGTCGAGGACAATACCGTGTCGAAGGCCTCTGAAAAAATCTGCCGGCGAGAGACGATTAGATGCTTTAAAGGACTGCCGTCACTGGGGATTTCTATTTCCGAAATCTTACGGAAGTAAAATAGAAGATGCGGAAAAATTGCCATATATCGGAGTAGGTGGGGAATGGTTACTCTGTTTAAAGGGAGAATGCCCTTACTGGAAACAATTCACGGCTTATGTGGATGCTGACGTCACGATAATGAATTCCGCCAAATGGATGGCCGAAGTCATGATTGGTAGGATTCCAAAGGTCCCAATAACTGTGGTTGATGAGGCCGATGAATGGTTAGATTCACTCGCTCTGAAAACCGTTATATCAGAAAGGCATGTGGAAAAAATTGCAGATTTTTTACGTGATCAGAAGGAATTTAAAAAAGAGTTAGAAAGTTTTTGGAACGAGGTTTTGAAAGGCAATACCGATCCGATTGAGTTTGCGATATTTTTCGCGGGGCTTTTGGAGGAGCTCGACGAGACTGGGGACGAACTTCTTTGGAAATTGAAAGCGGTGGTTGAGCATGAGGAATGGGTTGAGTGCGAGAAAAGGGAAAATTCTCTCCTATTTTTAGTTCCAGATCCAAGACCAGTTTTTAGAAAAATATTTGAGAAGCTAAAATGCCGGTGGTTGCTTATGAGTGCGACGATACAATCGAGCAGCGTTTTGAGAGAAATCTTCGGAATAGAGCCGATCATAGTTGAGGGAGAAACAAAATTTCCAGGTACTCTAATACGAAGAAAATCGGGTCATGAAGTTGTTGTTCGGCACGAAAATTGGACGAAAGAGGAATTTCGTGAAGCATATTGGAGATGCTTATACAAGATATTCGAACTGGCAGAGAAGCCGGCATTCGTCCCAGTACATGCTTTTAAGTATCTCCCAATCGAGCTATTCGAGAAATTGAAAACTTCTTCAGACGATATGGTTGAATTAGAAAACATTTTTCTTTCCTCTAAAATGGACAGAGGAGCCGATCTAAAGGGCATGAAAAGCATAATACTTTTGAAGTTTCCTTTTCCCGAAGTTGAAGATCCACTCTTAAAAGGAATGAAAAAACGATTGGGAGATAAAGCATTCTGGTTGTACTATCGTGACATGGCGGACAGGAGCTTCATCCAGCAAATAGGGAGAGTACTTAGGTCACCGCACGACAAAGCAGAGTTCTGGAGTCCAGATCTCATTTGTCATGAAATGCTCCGAAGAGTCTGGAAAGGCGAAATAATCGAAAAGGGATGA